A portion of the Chryseobacterium tructae genome contains these proteins:
- a CDS encoding M13 family metallopeptidase, with protein sequence MKKLTLSLFLIAGICSQNTMSAQGTAAKVAVNNTDKGLDLSLMDTSVRPQDDFYNYVSGTWMKTAKIPSDKPTWGSFNKLAEDTDNNSMTILNSLLKDKFADGSEGKKIQDLYASYMNMQKRNADGIKPIQDHLNKIDAIKNMADLQNYLASVTKEGENNFYGWGVYADLKNSNMNAVYLGEASLGLGRDYYQKVNEKNTEAIAEYQKYVASMLKELGYKNADAAAKGIVDYEKSIAKTYLTNEQSRDNTLQYNPQTMAELSTLVKGVDLPAYLKKVGVNTDKIIIGELGYYKNFDKLVNAQNLPVIKDYLKFHMINGSASYLSEKLGDMKFDFFGKYLRGQQEQRALNKRGFELINRNIGEAFGKLYVEKYFPAEAKAQMVELIDYLKKSFVVHINNLAWMSSTTKEKALQKLNKFTVKVAYPDKWKDYSKLEITPESKGGTLYKNLQNIGEWQYNRELAKIGKPVDKTEWGMTPQTVNAYYNPVYNEIVFPAAILQPPFFNPKADAAVNFGGIGAVIGHEMSHGFDDSGAQFDAEGNLVDWWTPEDKANFEKATKALASQYDKYEPVKGTFVNGTFTNGENIADLGGVNIAYDALQMYLKDKGNPGKISGFTQDQRFFLSWATVWRTLSSEKYMINQVKTDPHSPGYFRSFGPLINVDAFYKAFDVKKGDKLYKAPEDRIKIW encoded by the coding sequence ATGAAAAAACTAACGCTTTCTTTGTTTCTAATAGCAGGGATCTGCTCTCAAAATACGATGAGTGCACAAGGTACAGCTGCTAAAGTAGCAGTAAACAATACGGATAAAGGCTTAGACCTTAGCTTAATGGACACTTCAGTGCGTCCACAGGATGATTTTTATAACTATGTGAGTGGAACTTGGATGAAAACAGCGAAAATTCCATCCGATAAACCGACTTGGGGAAGCTTTAATAAACTGGCAGAGGATACGGATAACAATTCCATGACGATCCTGAACTCTCTTTTGAAAGATAAGTTTGCAGATGGAAGCGAAGGGAAAAAAATCCAGGATCTATATGCTTCTTACATGAATATGCAGAAGAGAAACGCTGACGGTATCAAGCCTATTCAGGATCACCTAAATAAAATTGATGCCATCAAAAATATGGCTGATCTTCAGAATTATTTAGCATCTGTAACAAAAGAAGGTGAAAACAACTTCTACGGATGGGGAGTATATGCTGACCTGAAAAACTCTAACATGAACGCGGTTTACTTAGGAGAAGCTTCTCTTGGATTAGGGAGAGACTACTACCAGAAAGTAAATGAAAAGAATACGGAAGCTATTGCTGAATACCAGAAATATGTAGCTTCAATGCTAAAAGAATTAGGATATAAAAATGCAGATGCTGCAGCAAAAGGGATTGTTGACTATGAAAAAAGCATTGCAAAAACATATCTGACTAACGAGCAAAGCCGTGACAATACACTTCAGTACAATCCTCAGACAATGGCTGAACTTTCTACTTTGGTAAAAGGAGTAGATCTTCCGGCTTACCTTAAAAAAGTAGGAGTAAATACTGATAAAATAATCATCGGTGAACTAGGGTATTATAAAAACTTCGATAAATTAGTGAATGCTCAGAATCTTCCGGTAATTAAAGATTATCTGAAGTTCCACATGATCAACGGAAGTGCTTCTTACCTAAGTGAAAAACTAGGAGATATGAAATTTGATTTCTTTGGTAAATATCTAAGAGGTCAACAGGAGCAGAGAGCTTTAAACAAGAGAGGATTTGAATTGATCAATAGAAATATTGGAGAAGCTTTCGGTAAATTATATGTTGAAAAATACTTCCCTGCTGAAGCTAAAGCTCAAATGGTTGAATTAATCGACTATTTAAAGAAAAGTTTCGTAGTTCATATCAATAATCTGGCATGGATGTCTTCTACAACTAAGGAAAAAGCACTACAGAAGTTAAATAAATTCACTGTAAAAGTAGCTTATCCTGACAAATGGAAAGACTATTCAAAATTAGAAATTACTCCAGAATCGAAAGGAGGTACATTGTACAAAAACCTTCAGAATATCGGTGAGTGGCAATATAACAGAGAATTAGCTAAAATTGGAAAACCGGTTGATAAAACAGAATGGGGAATGACTCCACAGACTGTAAATGCTTACTATAACCCAGTATATAACGAAATCGTTTTCCCAGCTGCTATTCTTCAGCCGCCATTCTTCAATCCTAAAGCTGATGCTGCTGTAAACTTCGGTGGAATTGGTGCTGTTATTGGTCACGAAATGAGCCACGGATTCGATGATTCAGGAGCTCAGTTTGATGCTGAAGGGAACTTAGTAGACTGGTGGACTCCGGAAGATAAAGCTAACTTCGAAAAAGCAACAAAAGCACTAGCTTCTCAATATGATAAGTATGAGCCTGTAAAAGGAACATTTGTAAATGGTACTTTCACAAACGGTGAAAATATCGCTGACTTAGGTGGTGTGAACATTGCTTATGATGCACTTCAAATGTACTTGAAAGATAAAGGAAATCCAGGGAAAATCAGTGGATTTACTCAGGATCAGAGATTCTTCTTAAGCTGGGCAACCGTTTGGAGAACTTTATCAAGTGAAAAATATATGATCAATCAGGTGAAGACAGATCCGCACTCTCCGGGTTACTTCAGAAGTTTCGGTCCGCTAATCAACGTTGATGCATTCTACAAAGCATTTGACGTGAAAAAAGGAGACAAGTTATACAAAGCTCCGGAAGACAGAATCAAAATCTGGTAA
- a CDS encoding polysaccharide deacetylase family protein has translation MILGLGAYGYDWSSNKDDNTSVTYMQAITKASASKAVIDFNDNTFNLNYSYTDSKNNTHTVFFNDAASIFNTMRFSSEYPLAGTALWRLGSEDSRVWNFYDKDLTFAGLSKLNLKTFENVKGQTMVDYIGDGEVLDVLNTPHDGKIAVEIDPKEKIITDENYITYPSSYEVKKYGSAPQKELVLTFDDGPDETYTPQVLDILSKYHVPAAFFLVGLNAEKNLPLVKRIYREGHEIGNHTFTHENVAKVSPQRALLELKLTRLLIECITGHSTILFRAPYNADSEPTTSEEIIPVALARQQNYLDIGENIDPEDWQPGIKADEIVKRVMAGIKQQRGNIILLHDAGGDTREETVKALKILIPTLQKQGYHFTNLASILHKSKSELMPEVPKTKSYYVMQLNLVLATAIYGISHFLVALFTIFIVLGLIRLILMAYWAFKERKKEKKLGEFPILESYPKVSIIVPAYNEEVNIVSSLNNLLKQTYPNFTIIMVDDGSKDSTYEKAKAAFPDHPALKIFTKTNGGKATALNFGISQTDAEYVVCIDADTKLQQDAVKYLIARFLNAGSEEKIAAVAGNVKVGNTVNWLTKWQAIEYTTSQNFDRLAYANINAITVIPGAIGAFKRSVILEAGGYSSDTLAEDCDITVKILKAGYTVANENSAVAVTEAPETVKQFLKQRFRWTYGIMQMFWKQRQTFLNPKYKGLGLWAMPNILLFQYIIPFFSPLADVIMFLGLLSGNGGKIFNYYLLFLLVDASLALIAFIMQREKLTNLLYIIPQRFGYRWLMYIVLFKSLRKALKGEMQSWGFLKRTGNVKEITES, from the coding sequence ATTATTCTTGGACTGGGAGCATATGGTTATGATTGGAGCTCCAACAAGGATGATAATACTTCGGTTACCTATATGCAGGCCATTACCAAAGCCAGTGCCAGTAAAGCCGTGATTGATTTTAATGACAATACCTTTAATCTCAATTATTCTTATACGGATTCTAAAAATAATACCCATACTGTATTTTTTAATGATGCAGCGTCTATTTTTAATACCATGCGTTTTTCATCCGAATATCCATTAGCAGGAACAGCCCTTTGGAGATTAGGAAGTGAAGACAGCAGAGTCTGGAATTTCTATGACAAGGATCTTACATTTGCAGGACTTTCTAAATTAAATTTAAAAACCTTTGAGAATGTAAAAGGACAGACCATGGTAGATTATATCGGCGATGGTGAAGTTTTGGATGTTTTGAATACCCCTCATGACGGGAAAATTGCAGTGGAAATAGATCCGAAGGAGAAAATCATTACGGATGAAAATTATATTACTTATCCAAGTTCTTATGAGGTGAAAAAATACGGAAGTGCTCCGCAAAAAGAACTTGTATTGACATTTGATGATGGGCCAGATGAAACGTACACTCCTCAGGTATTGGATATATTATCTAAATATCATGTTCCTGCAGCCTTCTTTTTAGTTGGTTTAAATGCTGAAAAGAATTTACCATTGGTTAAAAGAATCTACCGTGAAGGCCATGAAATAGGAAATCACACCTTTACCCATGAGAATGTGGCGAAAGTGAGCCCGCAAAGAGCTTTACTTGAGCTGAAACTGACAAGACTTCTGATAGAATGTATAACAGGACACAGTACAATTCTTTTCCGTGCTCCTTATAACGCAGACTCTGAGCCAACAACTTCAGAAGAAATTATTCCAGTGGCATTGGCAAGACAGCAAAACTACCTTGATATTGGGGAAAATATAGATCCTGAAGATTGGCAGCCGGGAATAAAAGCTGATGAGATCGTAAAACGTGTAATGGCAGGAATCAAACAACAGAGAGGAAATATTATACTGCTTCATGATGCCGGAGGTGATACGAGAGAAGAAACCGTAAAAGCTTTGAAGATCTTAATTCCTACCCTTCAGAAACAAGGATATCATTTTACCAATCTAGCCAGTATTCTGCATAAAAGCAAAAGTGAACTGATGCCGGAAGTTCCGAAAACAAAATCTTATTATGTAATGCAGCTTAATTTGGTATTGGCCACTGCAATTTATGGAATCAGTCACTTTTTGGTAGCTCTATTCACGATTTTCATAGTGCTAGGATTGATAAGATTGATCCTGATGGCGTACTGGGCTTTTAAAGAAAGAAAAAAAGAGAAAAAGCTTGGAGAGTTTCCTATTTTAGAATCCTATCCAAAGGTTTCCATTATTGTGCCTGCTTATAATGAAGAGGTTAATATTGTTTCTTCTTTAAATAATTTATTAAAGCAGACCTACCCGAACTTTACTATCATTATGGTGGATGATGGAAGTAAAGATTCCACTTATGAAAAAGCTAAAGCAGCATTTCCGGATCATCCGGCGTTAAAAATATTTACCAAAACAAATGGGGGGAAGGCGACCGCGCTAAACTTTGGAATTTCACAAACAGATGCTGAATATGTAGTCTGTATAGATGCCGATACCAAGTTGCAGCAAGATGCTGTGAAATATCTGATCGCAAGATTTCTGAATGCAGGTTCTGAAGAGAAAATCGCAGCAGTAGCAGGAAATGTGAAAGTAGGAAATACCGTGAACTGGCTAACCAAATGGCAGGCTATAGAATATACAACCAGTCAGAATTTTGATAGACTTGCTTATGCAAACATCAATGCTATCACTGTAATTCCAGGAGCTATCGGAGCATTTAAGAGATCTGTAATTCTTGAAGCAGGTGGGTATTCTTCCGATACGCTGGCAGAAGATTGTGATATTACAGTGAAAATCCTGAAAGCTGGTTATACCGTTGCCAATGAAAACAGTGCTGTTGCGGTAACAGAAGCTCCGGAAACCGTAAAACAGTTTTTGAAACAACGTTTCCGTTGGACTTATGGAATTATGCAGATGTTCTGGAAACAAAGACAAACATTCCTTAATCCTAAATATAAAGGATTGGGACTTTGGGCGATGCCGAACATCTTATTGTTCCAGTATATTATCCCGTTCTTTTCACCATTGGCTGACGTGATTATGTTCTTGGGACTATTATCAGGAAACGGAGGAAAGATATTTAATTATTATCTGCTTTTCCTTTTGGTAGATGCCTCACTGGCTTTGATTGCATTCATTATGCAACGGGAGAAATTAACGAATCTGCTCTATATCATTCCGCAAAGATTTGGATATCGATGGCTGATGTATATTGTATTATTTAAAAGTTTAAGAAAAGCATTGAAAGGCGAAATGCAATCCTGGGGATTCCTGAAACGTACAGGAAATGTAAAGGAGATAACAGAATCTTAA
- a CDS encoding glycosyl hydrolase family 18 protein, with translation MENSKQIFQTNSKKRWKKVQWGSRIFIFVAVLLLLALGLMMTLDRSPKIPFKEDYKAVITANKPYLQENKISKEYKGFRSFISEKTIHTNLAKIQKARAERYKNQNRNWAQFPGGIRSAFYVAWDPQSLMSLKRNIRHVNLVFPEWFFIDPKTGDLKTNVDPEGYKVIKRTGVAAMPMLSNNSDREFRSEGLAKVLNDPKKRTGLIQKITQQCLKYNFKGINIDFEDMNLNSDDNLIAFMKELSETFKKNQLLVTMDIMTDNDDYNIPRLDPYVDYFVLMAYDEYSAGSDAGPVLHRNGLKLKQVKLLNKLLLTRLFLDWEHMVMIGAPTRMIILRLPICRPLPKPVPVKP, from the coding sequence GTGGAAAATTCCAAACAGATTTTTCAGACCAACAGCAAAAAACGCTGGAAAAAAGTACAATGGGGAAGCCGTATCTTTATTTTTGTTGCGGTACTTCTTCTTTTGGCCTTAGGACTGATGATGACCCTGGACAGAAGTCCGAAAATTCCTTTTAAGGAAGACTATAAAGCTGTCATTACAGCCAATAAACCCTATCTTCAGGAGAATAAAATTTCTAAAGAATACAAAGGCTTCAGAAGTTTTATTTCCGAAAAAACAATTCATACCAATCTTGCCAAAATTCAAAAAGCAAGAGCAGAAAGATATAAAAATCAAAACAGAAACTGGGCTCAGTTTCCGGGTGGGATTCGATCTGCATTTTATGTAGCATGGGATCCTCAGTCTCTGATGTCTTTGAAACGAAATATCAGACATGTCAATCTTGTATTTCCGGAATGGTTTTTTATTGATCCCAAAACAGGAGATCTGAAAACCAATGTAGACCCTGAAGGGTATAAAGTGATCAAGAGAACCGGAGTGGCCGCGATGCCGATGTTGAGTAATAACTCAGACAGAGAATTCCGTTCAGAAGGATTGGCAAAAGTGTTGAATGATCCTAAAAAAAGAACGGGCCTGATTCAAAAAATTACTCAGCAATGTTTAAAATATAACTTCAAAGGAATCAATATCGACTTTGAAGATATGAATCTGAATTCTGATGATAACCTGATCGCTTTTATGAAAGAGCTTTCAGAAACATTCAAAAAGAATCAGTTATTGGTGACTATGGATATTATGACGGATAATGATGATTACAATATTCCAAGATTAGATCCTTATGTAGATTACTTTGTACTGATGGCTTATGATGAGTATTCAGCAGGAAGTGATGCAGGGCCGGTTCTTCACAGAAATGGATTGAAGCTCAAACAGGTAAAGTTGTTAAACAAACTTCTCCTCACAAGATTATTCTTGGACTGGGAGCATATGGTTATGATTGGAGCTCCAACAAGGATGATAATACTTCGGTTACCTATATGCAGGCCATTACCAAAGCCAGTGCCAGTAAAGCCGTGA
- a CDS encoding CinA family nicotinamide mononucleotide deamidase-related protein: MEKAVLITIGDEILSGNTIDTNSNFIASELKNIGIKVVQIFTISDEIDTIKNTLSQAFELGDLIITTGGLGPTRDDKTKKALAEFFNDEIALDEVTFNHLKGYMERRGRADILERNKEQAFVPTKSIVFQNYFGTAPCMMMELNGKLSYSLPGVPYEVKPLIKDQIIPYLQEKFNLNYIHSRIVSVVGIPESILADTIEDWELALPENISLSYLPVGTRVKLRITASGDHEETLKQETEDEIQKLLPLIKDNVIAVSEDKIENILAEILTERKLTISTAESCTGGELAKMITSVGGSSRYFLGGIVAYATEKKIKILNVSKETVDQFTVVSEQVAQEMAKGCQELFETNISLSTTGVAGPGKGEDGKDIGTVFYTMRINNQEITSKLYMPHLERLDFMNFVSQKVIQDLVGLLINP, from the coding sequence ATGGAAAAAGCAGTCCTGATCACTATTGGTGATGAAATCCTCTCCGGAAATACGATAGATACCAATTCCAATTTTATTGCCTCTGAACTTAAAAATATCGGGATAAAGGTTGTACAGATCTTTACCATTTCAGACGAAATTGATACCATTAAAAATACATTAAGCCAAGCTTTTGAATTGGGAGATCTCATTATTACCACCGGTGGTCTGGGGCCAACAAGGGATGATAAAACTAAAAAAGCACTTGCTGAGTTTTTCAATGACGAAATAGCCTTGGATGAGGTAACTTTTAATCATCTTAAAGGATATATGGAAAGACGTGGACGTGCGGATATTCTGGAAAGAAATAAAGAACAGGCTTTTGTTCCTACAAAATCCATTGTTTTTCAAAACTACTTCGGTACAGCACCCTGCATGATGATGGAGCTGAATGGAAAATTAAGCTATAGCTTACCTGGCGTTCCCTATGAAGTAAAACCATTGATCAAAGATCAGATCATTCCTTATTTACAGGAAAAATTTAATCTTAATTATATACATTCAAGAATTGTTTCTGTAGTAGGTATTCCTGAAAGTATTCTTGCAGATACGATTGAAGACTGGGAACTTGCTCTTCCTGAAAATATTTCATTGTCTTATCTTCCGGTAGGAACCAGGGTGAAACTAAGAATAACAGCCTCTGGAGACCATGAAGAAACCTTGAAACAAGAGACCGAAGACGAAATCCAAAAATTGCTTCCTCTGATAAAGGATAATGTAATTGCAGTATCTGAAGATAAAATTGAAAATATCCTGGCAGAAATTCTTACTGAAAGAAAGCTGACCATTTCAACGGCAGAGAGCTGTACCGGAGGAGAACTGGCAAAAATGATTACATCAGTGGGCGGAAGTTCCAGATACTTTTTAGGCGGAATAGTAGCTTATGCCACAGAAAAAAAAATAAAAATACTGAATGTTTCCAAGGAAACGGTGGATCAGTTTACCGTAGTCAGTGAGCAGGTAGCACAGGAAATGGCAAAAGGATGTCAGGAATTGTTTGAAACGAATATTTCCCTTTCTACTACCGGAGTTGCCGGCCCTGGAAAAGGGGAGGATGGAAAAGATATAGGAACAGTTTTCTACACCATGCGCATCAATAATCAGGAGATTACCTCGAAATTATATATGCCACATCTGGAACGATTAGACTTTATGAATTTTGTATCCCAGAAGGTGATTCAGGATCTTGTTGGTCTTTTAATAAATCCATAA
- a CDS encoding lipocalin family protein, whose product MKTLHKIILPVSLGALAYIAFHSYSVGIPRGAVAVQNFDVKKYLGRWYEIARFDYRFEKNMDNVTAEYSENPDGTVHVKNKGYDYTKKLWQESIGEAKFVKDKTEARLKVSFFKPIWAGYNVIDIDEDYQYALVAGSSLKYLWILSRTTSLPESIRQRFIEKAQKIGYNTDKLIWVKHNQ is encoded by the coding sequence ATGAAAACTCTTCACAAAATTATTCTTCCCGTTTCGTTGGGAGCTTTAGCCTATATTGCTTTTCATTCATATTCTGTTGGAATTCCGAGAGGAGCTGTAGCAGTACAGAATTTTGATGTAAAAAAATATCTTGGACGATGGTACGAAATTGCCCGATTCGATTATAGGTTTGAGAAAAATATGGATAATGTCACCGCAGAATATTCCGAAAATCCGGATGGAACGGTTCATGTTAAAAACAAAGGGTATGATTATACCAAAAAACTTTGGCAGGAATCCATTGGTGAAGCCAAATTTGTTAAAGATAAAACCGAAGCTCGATTGAAAGTGTCTTTCTTTAAACCCATTTGGGCAGGATATAATGTGATTGATATTGATGAAGACTATCAATATGCTCTGGTGGCAGGAAGCAGTTTAAAATATCTTTGGATTCTCTCCCGAACGACTTCTCTTCCGGAAAGTATCCGACAACGTTTTATTGAAAAAGCCCAGAAAATTGGATATAATACAGATAAACTGATCTGGGTGAAGCATAATCAATAA
- a CDS encoding LytR/AlgR family response regulator transcription factor, giving the protein MKIKAVIVDDELIAREVLRSYLTKYCPQVEILGEAENIKEAVPLIAEKQPQLVFLDVEMPFGNAFDVLEATKDFSYETIFITAFSQYSLQALNKSASYYILKPIDIQELILAVNKVVESIEKKEELNRNKILLENLKLKPEKQQLILPTLQGFDVVKTEDIVRLQADGNFTQVYLTDGSKKMVCRFLKHFDDLLESPFVRVHRSHIINTSFVKSYHKSGTVMLTDDTEIEVSGSFKDNFLKVFS; this is encoded by the coding sequence ATGAAAATTAAAGCTGTAATCGTAGATGATGAACTGATCGCAAGAGAAGTATTGAGAAGCTATCTTACCAAATATTGCCCGCAGGTAGAAATTCTGGGTGAAGCAGAAAATATTAAAGAAGCTGTTCCTTTAATTGCAGAAAAACAGCCTCAATTGGTGTTTTTAGACGTGGAAATGCCTTTCGGAAACGCATTTGATGTACTGGAAGCTACCAAAGACTTTTCTTATGAAACCATTTTCATTACGGCATTTTCACAATACTCTTTACAAGCTTTAAATAAGTCGGCCAGTTACTATATTCTAAAACCGATTGATATCCAGGAACTGATTCTGGCGGTGAATAAGGTGGTTGAAAGTATTGAGAAAAAGGAAGAACTTAACCGGAATAAAATTTTGCTGGAGAACCTGAAGTTAAAACCTGAAAAGCAACAACTTATCCTTCCAACCTTGCAAGGGTTTGATGTGGTAAAAACAGAAGATATTGTAAGACTTCAAGCCGACGGAAACTTTACCCAGGTATATCTTACGGATGGTTCAAAGAAAATGGTCTGTCGGTTTTTGAAACATTTCGATGATCTTTTGGAAAGTCCTTTTGTGAGGGTTCACCGTTCCCATATTATCAATACCTCTTTTGTGAAATCTTATCATAAAAGCGGAACGGTAATGCTTACTGATGATACTGAAATTGAAGTTTCGGGAAGTTTTAAAGATAATTTCCTGAAGGTCTTTTCTTAG
- a CDS encoding DUF6326 family protein: MNNSIKFEDTPVNVKIILAGLWGSVTLCYLYGDYFELYTPGKTQGLVDGHNLLNSPLNLLMAAVVLAIPAVMVFLSLILKPVINRILNIVFGIFFTVVMLLIGISSFSEWYLFYVFLAAVECIITILIVVYAWKWKKL; this comes from the coding sequence ATGAACAATTCTATTAAATTTGAAGACACTCCGGTAAATGTCAAAATTATACTTGCTGGTCTTTGGGGCTCTGTTACATTATGTTACTTATATGGGGATTATTTTGAGTTGTATACTCCAGGGAAAACCCAAGGGCTTGTAGACGGGCATAATTTATTGAATTCTCCACTGAATTTATTAATGGCAGCGGTAGTATTGGCAATACCTGCTGTCATGGTATTTCTTTCCCTTATCCTGAAACCGGTCATCAACAGGATTCTCAATATTGTTTTTGGAATTTTTTTTACTGTGGTAATGCTGCTTATTGGTATTTCATCCTTTTCAGAATGGTATCTATTTTATGTTTTTCTTGCAGCCGTAGAATGCATCATTACGATATTGATCGTCGTGTATGCCTGGAAATGGAAAAAGCTATAA
- a CDS encoding DUF4386 domain-containing protein, whose translation MSINNKTARLAGFIYLVVIITGFYSLMYVPSQLIVKEDPGLTFHHISSSNFLFRSGIASSMLCYIAFTLLPLALYQLLKETNKNAARLMVIFAIISVPISLINLQNKFSVLTLVEGADYLKVFDSRQLQAQVMLLLSNYNKGILIVQIFWGLWLFPLGYLVYRSGFLPKILGVFLMLGCFGYIMNVFSRILIPDFQDYAISGYITLPASIGEIGMCLWLLIVGVRNKSINNIH comes from the coding sequence ATGAGTATCAATAATAAAACAGCCCGATTAGCAGGATTTATTTATCTTGTTGTCATCATAACCGGTTTTTACAGTCTAATGTATGTACCCTCACAACTTATTGTAAAAGAAGATCCGGGACTTACTTTTCATCATATTTCTTCATCCAATTTTCTTTTCAGGTCGGGAATTGCAAGCAGTATGCTTTGTTATATTGCTTTTACATTGCTCCCTTTAGCTTTGTATCAGCTGCTAAAAGAAACTAATAAAAATGCAGCAAGATTGATGGTGATTTTTGCCATAATAAGTGTTCCTATTTCATTGATTAATTTACAAAATAAATTTTCTGTACTTACCCTGGTTGAGGGAGCGGATTATTTAAAAGTATTTGATTCCAGACAATTACAGGCTCAGGTAATGCTTCTGCTAAGCAATTATAATAAAGGAATTTTAATTGTTCAGATTTTCTGGGGGCTTTGGTTATTTCCATTGGGGTATCTGGTGTACAGATCAGGTTTCTTACCCAAAATTTTAGGTGTTTTTTTAATGTTGGGTTGCTTCGGTTATATCATGAATGTCTTTAGTAGAATTCTGATTCCAGATTTTCAGGATTATGCCATATCAGGATATATAACACTGCCAGCTTCAATAGGGGAAATAGGAATGTGCCTGTGGTTGTTGATTGTAGGAGTTAGGAATAAATCAATTAATAATATTCATTAA